A window from Pseudomonas frederiksbergensis encodes these proteins:
- a CDS encoding APC family permease → MARLQRTLSLGSVVLFGIAYMTPIIVLGTFGILAQSTVGMVPAAYLAALVAMFFTAMSYGRMAAAFPVAGSAYSYVRKAISPKLGFIAGWAVLLDYLFLPMAIWLIGAAYLHSAFPAVPQWIWVLTFIGITSAINIVGLKLANGINALLMLVQFLVLIAFVALCVHYVGGDASTPLWSFKPFFNGDMQMPLIMSGAAIACYSFLGFDAVSTLTEETRDPRRTIPRAIMLITLIGGLIFVGVSYFVQIAHPSFQFDSVDSAAYEIARNIGGDLFVSIFLIGLIVGQFASGLSAQASGSRLLFAMGRDGVLPKSFFGTLHERFGTPLNSILLCAAVALLALKLDVTTSTSFINFGAFLAFSLVNLSVIFHYWIGGEHKGLREFVLFLLFPFIGLAADLWLMVSLDHLAIYLGLSWLAIGVVYLAVLTGGFRRQPPEMDFQEAT, encoded by the coding sequence ATGGCTCGTTTGCAACGCACCCTGTCATTGGGGTCGGTGGTGCTGTTCGGCATCGCCTACATGACGCCGATCATCGTGCTCGGCACCTTTGGCATCCTCGCTCAATCCACCGTCGGCATGGTCCCGGCCGCTTACCTGGCGGCGCTGGTGGCGATGTTTTTCACCGCCATGAGTTACGGCCGAATGGCCGCGGCGTTCCCCGTCGCTGGCTCGGCCTATAGCTATGTTCGCAAGGCGATCAGCCCGAAACTCGGGTTCATCGCCGGTTGGGCCGTGCTGCTCGACTACCTGTTCCTGCCGATGGCGATCTGGCTGATCGGCGCGGCCTACCTCCACTCCGCCTTCCCGGCCGTGCCGCAGTGGATCTGGGTGCTGACGTTTATCGGCATCACCAGTGCGATCAACATCGTCGGCCTGAAACTGGCCAACGGCATCAACGCGTTACTGATGCTGGTGCAGTTCCTGGTGCTGATCGCCTTCGTGGCGCTGTGCGTTCATTACGTCGGTGGTGATGCGAGCACGCCGTTGTGGTCGTTCAAACCGTTCTTCAACGGTGACATGCAGATGCCGCTGATCATGAGCGGTGCAGCTATCGCCTGTTATTCATTCCTGGGGTTCGACGCGGTCAGCACCCTGACCGAAGAAACCCGCGACCCACGCCGCACCATCCCGCGAGCGATCATGCTGATCACCCTGATCGGCGGGCTGATCTTTGTCGGTGTGTCGTACTTCGTGCAGATCGCGCATCCGTCGTTCCAGTTCGACAGCGTCGACTCGGCGGCCTATGAAATTGCCCGCAACATCGGTGGTGACCTGTTCGTGTCGATCTTCCTGATCGGCCTGATCGTCGGCCAGTTCGCGTCGGGCCTGTCGGCGCAGGCCAGCGGCTCGCGGCTGCTGTTCGCCATGGGCCGTGACGGCGTGCTGCCCAAATCGTTCTTCGGCACCTTGCATGAACGCTTTGGCACGCCGCTCAACAGCATCCTGCTGTGCGCCGCAGTCGCTTTGTTGGCGCTGAAACTGGACGTCACCACCTCGACCTCGTTCATCAACTTCGGCGCGTTCCTGGCGTTCAGCCTGGTGAACCTGTCGGTGATCTTTCACTACTGGATTGGCGGTGAGCACAAAGGGCTGCGTGAATTCGTGTTGTTCCTGCTGTTCCCGTTTATCGGTCTGGCGGCGGATTTGTGGCTGATGGTCAGCCTCGATCATCTGGCGATCTATCTGGGCCTGAGCTGGCTGGCGATTGGCGTGGTGTACCTGGCGGTGCTGACCGGCGGCTTCCGTCGCCAGCCACCGGAGATGGATTTCCAGGAAGCCACCTGA
- a CDS encoding ATP-binding protein, with translation MLDAYRDAEEAIGSSELVERLHQLRERVELEFLREDIPLLIKESKDGINRVGQIVKDLKDFSRVDSSQEWQWANLQQGIESTLNIVANELKYKADVIKEYQDLPDIECLPSQINQVIMNLIVNASQAIGPERGTITLRTGLEAQTVWIEVADTGAGIAPQCLQKIFDPFFTTKPVGQGTGLGLSLSYGIVKKHRGEITVRSEVGVGTTFRVQLPVHQTKPAA, from the coding sequence ATGCTCGACGCCTATCGGGATGCGGAAGAAGCGATCGGCTCCAGCGAGCTCGTCGAGCGTTTGCACCAACTGCGTGAACGGGTCGAGCTGGAGTTCCTGCGCGAGGACATTCCGCTGCTGATCAAGGAATCCAAGGATGGCATCAACCGGGTCGGGCAGATCGTCAAGGACCTGAAGGACTTCTCCCGGGTGGACTCCAGTCAGGAATGGCAGTGGGCCAACCTGCAACAGGGCATCGAATCGACCTTGAACATTGTCGCCAACGAACTCAAGTACAAGGCCGATGTAATCAAGGAATATCAGGACCTGCCCGACATCGAATGCCTGCCTTCGCAAATCAATCAGGTAATCATGAACCTGATCGTCAACGCCTCTCAGGCCATCGGCCCGGAGCGCGGCACGATTACCTTGCGCACCGGGCTTGAAGCGCAGACGGTGTGGATCGAAGTCGCGGACACCGGCGCCGGCATTGCGCCGCAGTGCCTGCAAAAAATCTTCGACCCGTTCTTCACCACCAAACCGGTGGGCCAGGGGACGGGGCTGGGGTTGTCCCTGTCCTATGGCATCGTGAAAAAACATCGCGGGGAAATTACGGTGCGCAGTGAGGTGGGCGTGGGCACAACCTTCAGGGTTCAGTTGCCCGTGCACCAGACAAAACCAGCCGCCTGA
- a CDS encoding DAHL domain-containing protein: MNISRRRNLMLLGLVAVLLASMLLFLYLKSNSSQTTTYAESRDLIGRIKQLNAQWETEILKARIAISHNYDPLVTPPTQMSALWERFDTMETSHGRKESPIWRESHAAYLAAIQEKTRLVERFKSHNAVLRNSLAFLPTAEDDIQGQLGQVVDGDQLQLQNIATDTYDLLLSSLEFAQVTSDDKAADILLGLNKLGVNKQRLPEQFHSPIDILSNHIALILREQPVVNRLLENIEAVPVAQRLDDITNLLNTDQQQTDAIDQRYHFYMLLFSVLLVLLLVYLAIHLMRSFTVINRVNKALQTANEDLELRVEERTRELKDTQSELLDTARQAGMAEIATNVLHNVGNVLNSVNISADLVSRKLRASKTQGLGKAMQLINDHQGDLGTFLTEDAKGKLLPGYLNQLVEAIALEQQGMSDELAQLTKSVDHIKDIVATQQSYAGANSLMEPLYISELLEDALRMNSGALTRHHVTVVKEYGDVPQVMGDKHRLLLILINLISNAKYAMSDLTNRPRQMTLGVKIVEDTTLQVSVKDDGEGIAEENMTRIFAHGFTTRKEGHGFGLHSCALAAIEMNGHLTAHSDGPGKGALFTLQIPLKTVPEEA, encoded by the coding sequence ATGAACATTTCCCGTCGTCGCAACCTGATGCTGCTTGGTTTGGTAGCCGTGCTGCTGGCCTCGATGTTGCTGTTCCTGTACCTCAAATCCAATTCGAGCCAGACGACGACCTACGCCGAATCCCGGGACCTGATCGGCCGGATCAAACAACTGAACGCGCAGTGGGAGACCGAGATCCTCAAGGCCAGGATTGCCATCAGTCACAACTACGATCCGCTGGTCACACCGCCTACCCAGATGTCGGCGCTATGGGAACGGTTCGACACCATGGAAACCAGCCACGGCCGTAAAGAATCACCTATCTGGCGTGAAAGCCATGCTGCCTACCTCGCCGCCATTCAGGAAAAAACCCGTCTGGTGGAACGGTTCAAATCTCACAATGCGGTGCTGCGCAACTCGCTGGCATTTCTGCCGACCGCAGAAGACGACATTCAAGGGCAACTGGGTCAGGTGGTGGATGGCGACCAACTGCAACTGCAGAACATCGCCACCGACACCTATGACTTGCTGCTCAGCAGCCTGGAGTTCGCTCAGGTCACCTCCGACGACAAGGCCGCCGACATCTTGCTCGGGCTGAACAAACTGGGGGTCAACAAACAGAGGTTGCCGGAGCAGTTCCACAGCCCGATCGATATCTTGAGCAACCACATCGCGCTGATCCTGCGCGAACAACCGGTGGTCAATCGGTTACTGGAGAACATCGAAGCCGTTCCCGTGGCCCAACGCCTGGACGACATTACCAACCTGCTGAACACGGACCAGCAGCAGACCGATGCAATCGACCAGCGCTATCACTTCTACATGTTGTTGTTTTCGGTGCTGCTGGTGTTGCTGCTGGTGTACCTGGCGATTCACCTGATGCGCAGCTTCACGGTGATCAATCGCGTCAACAAAGCCCTGCAAACCGCCAATGAAGACCTGGAACTGCGGGTTGAAGAACGCACCCGCGAACTCAAGGATACCCAGAGCGAACTGCTCGACACCGCACGTCAGGCCGGCATGGCCGAGATTGCCACGAACGTGCTGCACAACGTCGGCAACGTGCTCAACAGCGTGAACATTTCAGCCGACCTGGTGAGCCGCAAACTGCGCGCCAGCAAAACCCAGGGCCTGGGCAAGGCCATGCAACTGATCAACGACCATCAAGGGGACCTCGGTACCTTTCTGACCGAAGACGCAAAAGGCAAGTTGCTACCGGGCTACCTGAACCAACTGGTGGAGGCGATAGCCCTGGAACAACAAGGCATGAGCGACGAACTGGCCCAGCTGACCAAAAGCGTGGACCACATCAAGGACATCGTTGCCACCCAGCAGTCCTACGCGGGCGCCAACAGCCTGATGGAACCGCTGTACATCAGCGAATTGCTGGAGGACGCCCTGCGCATGAACTCCGGCGCCCTGACCCGACACCACGTCACGGTGGTCAAGGAATACGGCGATGTGCCACAGGTCATGGGGGACAAACACCGATTGCTGCTGATCCTGATCAACCTGATCAGCAACGCCAAATACGCCATGTCCGATCTCACCAATCGCCCGCGGCAAATGACCCTGGGGGTCAAAATCGTCGAAGACACGACCCTGCAAGTCAGCGTCAAGGACGACGGCGAAGGCATTGCCGAGGAAAACATGACACGCATCTTTGCCCACGGGTTTACGACCCGCAAGGAAGGCCACGGCTTTGGCCTGCACAGCTGCGCCCTGGCCGCTATCGAAATGAATGGCCACCTCACCGCCCATAGCGACGGACCGGGCAAGGGCGCGCTGTTCACGTTGCAGATCCCGCTGAAAACCGTACCGGAGGAAGCATGA